Genomic DNA from Pseudomonas helmanticensis:
GACCGCCAGTTCCGACCTGCAAGCCAAGGCCAGCGGGCTGTTGGTGTTCACTCAGGACTGGAAAATCCTGCGCAAGCTCACTGCTGACGCCGCGAAGATCGAGCAGGAATACATTGTCGAAGTCGAAGGCGACATGGTCGCCCACGGCCTCAATCGCTTGCAGCACGGCCTCACGCACAAGGGCAAGGAGCTGCCGCCGGTCAAGGCCAGCTGGCAGAACGAAAACCGTCTGCGCTTCGCCATGAAAAATCCGCAGCCGGGGATCATCGCCCAGTTCTGCGAAGCGGTCGGCCTGAAGGTCATCGGCATCCGCCGCATCCGCATCGGCGGCGTCTCGATCGGCAAAGTCCCGGTCGGCCAATGGCGCTACCTGTCCGGCAAAGAGAAGTTCTAACGCTTCCACTGCCGCCACACATTCCGGCAGCGCGCCTGCGTGCTGCCCACAACGCTTATCAGGATTATCGACATGATTCATAACGACGTATTGCGCAGCGTGCGCTACATGCTCGACATCAGCGACAAGAAGGTTGTCGAGATCATCAAGCTCGGCGGCATGGACGTCGCGCTCGCTGACGTGCTGACCTGGCTCGACAAGAAAGAAGAAGACGAAGAAGGTTTCGTGCGCTGCCCGGACGAAGTCATCGCGCACTTCCTCGATGGCCTGGTGATCTTCAAGCGTGGCAAGGACGAAAGCCGTCCGCCGCAGCCGATCGAAGTGCCAGTCACCAACAACATCATCCTGAAAAAACTGCGCGTGGCCTTCGAACTGAAGGAAGACGACATGCACGCGATTCTCAAGGCGGCCGAGTTCCCGGTGTCCAAGCCTGAGCTGAGCGCGCTGTTTCGCAAGGTTGGCCACACCAACTACCGTCCTTGCGGCGACCAGTTGCTGCGCAACTTCCTCAAGGGCCTGACCCTGCGCGTTCGCCCAGCCTGATCCTCTTTGCGGTGGCGACCGATAGTCGCCGCCGCAGCGCATGACCGTTCATTCCCTGCGAAAATAGTGGCTCCGCTTTTTGCGGCTGACGACTAGGGTGTATTGATCCCTAATCCTCAGGACTCGCCATGCACCCATACTTTTCCCTGCAAGGCCGCACCGCTCTGGTGACCGGCGGCACCCGTGGTATCGGCAAAATGATCGCCAAAGCCTTTGTCGAGGCTGGCGCGCGTGTCTATGTCTGCTCGCGTGACGCTGAAGCGTGTCATCAAACCGCCGAAGAACTCAGCGCC
This window encodes:
- a CDS encoding rRNA pseudouridine synthase, which codes for MTDPIRLSKRLIELVGCSRREAELFIEGGWVTVDGEVIDEPQFKVGEQKVELDKDAKATAPEPVTILLNAPAGIDVETAMQSLSAETLSEEHRFSKRPLRGHFLRLTASSDLQAKASGLLVFTQDWKILRKLTADAAKIEQEYIVEVEGDMVAHGLNRLQHGLTHKGKELPPVKASWQNENRLRFAMKNPQPGIIAQFCEAVGLKVIGIRRIRIGGVSIGKVPVGQWRYLSGKEKF
- a CDS encoding DUF1456 family protein; protein product: MIHNDVLRSVRYMLDISDKKVVEIIKLGGMDVALADVLTWLDKKEEDEEGFVRCPDEVIAHFLDGLVIFKRGKDESRPPQPIEVPVTNNIILKKLRVAFELKEDDMHAILKAAEFPVSKPELSALFRKVGHTNYRPCGDQLLRNFLKGLTLRVRPA